In Herbinix luporum, a single window of DNA contains:
- a CDS encoding phosphatase PAP2 family protein produces the protein MDVMLEILKYIQSFSNKTLDTFFEIVTILGEDIFFIIVIGIFYWCFNKTFGYKLAFVYITSGAINTIIKEIVKLPRPIGYEGIKSIRVKTAGGYSFPSGHTQQSSSLFTTLMIEFKKKWLYFIGVLGMFLVGFSRMYLGVHWPIDVIGGLIIGILWTTIVTKVFAWSKDKDNPIIIGVLVIPMIICLLIFKTATYYKAVGTLIALWLGYIIEDKYIKYVTKAIWWKQINKFVIGFFGLILIKVYFKKLLPLNIYSDFLRYALMGIWMTVISPIIYRSLHIEEN, from the coding sequence ATGGATGTAATGTTAGAAATACTTAAGTATATTCAATCGTTTTCAAATAAAACATTGGATACCTTTTTTGAAATTGTAACAATACTTGGAGAGGATATATTCTTTATAATTGTTATCGGGATTTTTTATTGGTGTTTTAATAAGACCTTTGGATATAAACTTGCATTTGTTTATATTACTAGTGGAGCAATAAATACTATAATAAAAGAAATTGTTAAGTTACCAAGACCTATAGGATATGAAGGAATAAAATCAATTAGAGTAAAAACTGCCGGGGGATATTCATTTCCAAGTGGACACACACAGCAATCAAGCTCATTATTTACAACATTAATGATAGAGTTTAAGAAGAAATGGCTTTATTTCATTGGTGTATTAGGGATGTTTTTAGTTGGTTTTTCAAGAATGTATCTAGGAGTTCATTGGCCGATAGATGTTATTGGAGGATTAATTATTGGGATATTATGGACAACAATTGTAACTAAGGTATTTGCTTGGTCTAAGGATAAGGATAATCCTATAATTATTGGAGTTCTTGTAATACCAATGATTATATGTCTATTGATTTTTAAAACAGCTACTTATTATAAGGCTGTTGGTACACTAATTGCATTATGGCTTGGCTATATTATTGAAGATAAATATATTAAATATGTAACAAAAGCAATATGGTGGAAGCAAATCAATAAATTTGTAATAGGTTTTTTTGGCCTGATTTTAATTAAAGTGTACTTTAAAAAACTACTACCCCTTAACATATACAGTGATTTTTTAAGATATGCCTTAATGGGGATTTGGATGACAGTGATATCTCCGATAATCTATCGTAGCTTACATATAGAGGAAAATTAA
- a CDS encoding ABC transporter permease, with product MKQKNNQNKKTNRNIVKNVTQGLLHQNALYTVIAIFFGFLVGGIFLWSAGFSPFEAYAKLFNSVFSRPKYLIWSVIYATPLMFTGLSVAFSYKMGVFNIGAEGQYVVGSLAALCVGILLDAPPILHVLLCMLAAIAAGMVWSLLVAILRVRFGINEVLSFIMFNWIAFYLSNYVINTEVIHKVGGGEASKDIRQSARILLPQSVLNILKNDKANYGIFLAIIAAIAIWFILTKTTLGYRVQAVGLNPHAAKYGGINSNKTMYIAMSLSGALAALGGAIQLMGNSMRISQFAGQEGFGFQGITVALIASSHPIGCIFAGLFYGAMKYGGSKLNLIDAPTEVVDIIMGTIVLFIAISHVFRYIITRRQKKKEDN from the coding sequence ATGAAACAAAAGAACAATCAGAACAAAAAGACAAACCGAAATATAGTTAAAAATGTTACTCAAGGCCTACTTCATCAAAATGCTCTGTATACCGTCATTGCTATTTTCTTTGGGTTTTTAGTCGGTGGCATTTTCCTATGGTCAGCCGGCTTCAGTCCCTTTGAAGCATATGCAAAGTTGTTTAACAGCGTGTTTAGCCGGCCAAAATATCTTATTTGGTCGGTAATATATGCAACCCCACTGATGTTTACCGGATTGAGCGTGGCCTTTTCCTACAAGATGGGGGTTTTTAACATCGGTGCCGAAGGACAGTATGTCGTAGGCTCACTGGCTGCTTTGTGCGTAGGCATCCTATTGGACGCTCCCCCTATATTGCACGTCTTACTATGTATGCTGGCTGCTATAGCCGCAGGCATGGTATGGAGTTTACTGGTGGCAATCCTACGGGTAAGGTTTGGCATCAACGAAGTTTTATCCTTCATTATGTTCAACTGGATTGCCTTTTATCTCTCAAATTATGTAATTAACACTGAAGTTATTCACAAGGTAGGGGGCGGAGAAGCTTCTAAGGATATTCGACAATCCGCAAGAATCTTGCTGCCTCAATCGGTGCTGAATATACTTAAGAACGATAAAGCCAATTATGGTATTTTCCTTGCAATCATTGCAGCAATTGCCATTTGGTTTATCCTTACCAAAACCACTCTTGGCTACCGGGTGCAGGCTGTCGGTCTTAATCCTCACGCGGCCAAATACGGCGGTATTAATTCCAACAAGACTATGTATATAGCCATGAGTTTGTCGGGGGCTCTGGCAGCTTTAGGGGGTGCCATACAGTTGATGGGTAATTCCATGCGTATTAGCCAATTTGCCGGCCAGGAAGGCTTTGGCTTTCAGGGAATTACTGTTGCGTTAATTGCAAGTTCTCACCCTATTGGCTGTATATTTGCAGGGCTGTTTTACGGAGCCATGAAATACGGTGGCTCAAAGCTTAATCTTATTGATGCTCCCACCGAAGTGGTTGACATTATTATGGGTACCATCGTACTATTTATTGCTATATCCCATGTATTCCGTTATATCATTACAAGACGACAAAAGAAAAAGGAGGACAATTAA
- a CDS encoding ABC transporter ATP-binding protein produces MTDIVKKFGNFVANDHINLTVNKGEVHAILGENGAGKSTLMNVLYGLYKPTSGSISIFGSPVHIENPRHAIELGIGMVHQHFMLVEPFTVTENIILGMEPTKGMTVDIKSARQQVLELSERYGMHVDPDAKIEDISVGMQQRVEILKVLYRGANILILDEPTASLTPQEIEELINIIHNLTADGKTVLLITHKLKEIKAAADRCTIIRQGKYIDTVDVEAVSEHDLASMMVGRDVQFVVDKQPIEPGEVIIDVQNIHCKDYRGVEVLKGLNLQVRRGEIVGLAGVDGNGQTELVEILTGLRKGEAGKVIIGGKDLFNADAHTLFDKGVSSIPADRQKHGLILDYSVAYNLVLQNHDLPPFSKRGILKKDAIYKHAAELTDKFDIRGAEDGVKEVGKLSGGNQQKVIIAREVTNDKDLLIAVNPTRGLDVGAIEFVHRYIVEQRNKNKAVLLVSFELDEIMSLSDRIEVIYNGKIVGSVPGDQADEKVLGLMMAGGSKHETKEQSEQKDKPKYS; encoded by the coding sequence ATGACTGATATCGTCAAGAAGTTCGGTAACTTCGTGGCCAACGATCACATTAATCTAACCGTTAACAAAGGCGAAGTTCACGCTATTCTTGGCGAAAACGGCGCCGGAAAAAGCACACTGATGAACGTGTTGTACGGGCTGTATAAACCGACATCCGGTAGCATTTCCATATTCGGTTCTCCTGTACATATCGAGAATCCCCGCCATGCCATTGAACTTGGCATCGGCATGGTACATCAGCACTTCATGTTGGTAGAACCCTTCACCGTTACCGAAAATATTATCCTTGGCATGGAGCCCACAAAAGGCATGACAGTGGACATTAAAAGCGCACGCCAGCAAGTGTTGGAACTGTCCGAGCGCTATGGTATGCATGTGGACCCCGACGCTAAAATTGAAGATATTTCGGTTGGAATGCAGCAACGTGTTGAAATCCTTAAGGTGCTATACCGGGGTGCTAATATCCTTATTCTCGATGAGCCTACTGCATCCTTAACACCTCAGGAAATCGAAGAATTGATTAACATCATCCATAACCTTACAGCCGACGGCAAAACCGTACTGCTAATTACCCATAAGCTAAAAGAAATCAAAGCTGCTGCCGACAGATGTACTATTATCCGTCAGGGCAAATACATCGATACCGTCGATGTAGAAGCAGTCAGCGAACATGATTTAGCTTCCATGATGGTAGGTCGGGATGTTCAATTTGTGGTTGACAAACAGCCTATTGAGCCCGGTGAAGTCATTATCGACGTGCAGAATATTCACTGCAAGGATTACCGGGGTGTAGAAGTGCTTAAGGGCTTGAATTTACAGGTACGCCGTGGCGAAATCGTAGGCTTAGCCGGTGTGGACGGCAATGGCCAGACCGAACTGGTGGAGATTTTAACCGGTTTACGTAAAGGTGAAGCCGGCAAGGTTATCATAGGGGGCAAAGATTTATTTAACGCCGATGCACATACCCTGTTTGATAAGGGTGTATCCAGCATTCCGGCTGACAGGCAAAAACACGGGCTGATACTGGATTATTCGGTAGCTTACAACCTGGTGCTGCAAAATCATGACCTTCCCCCCTTCTCTAAACGGGGTATTTTAAAGAAAGATGCCATTTATAAGCACGCTGCAGAGCTGACCGACAAATTTGACATCCGTGGTGCTGAAGACGGTGTCAAAGAAGTAGGTAAACTCTCCGGCGGTAACCAGCAGAAGGTTATTATTGCCCGGGAAGTTACCAACGACAAGGATTTGCTTATTGCCGTTAATCCCACCCGTGGTTTGGATGTAGGCGCCATAGAATTTGTTCACCGTTATATTGTGGAGCAGCGCAATAAGAACAAGGCAGTACTACTGGTGTCCTTTGAACTGGATGAAATCATGAGCCTGTCCGACCGGATTGAAGTTATTTACAATGGTAAAATTGTAGGCAGTGTGCCCGGCGATCAGGCCGATGAAAAAGTCCTAGGACTGATGATGGCAGGAGGAAGCAAGCATGAAACAAAAGAACAATCAGAACAAAAAGACAAACCGAAATATAGTTAA
- a CDS encoding ABC transporter permease, protein MEELIKNLGLVINATLIATPPLLYAALGSTFSERSGVVNIGIEGMMTIGAFVGAAVAHFTGNAWLAFLCGGLVGALFGLIHAIACVSFGADQTISGTAINFLAPGVAIFVCKALFEQSSNTPPLDTVQKLPKLFNGVFEVGSFWNNVLNTYVATYLAFVAVAIVWFIFYKTRFGMRLRAVGEHPKACETQGINVYRTRYIAVIASGFLSGLGGAYVTLCTVSQFRPEVIVGQGFIAIAAVIFGKFTPQGAMGACLLFGLCNGLKVLLGSGNVISPNLISMIPYVVTIITLVLFVGKSRVPAASGKAYVKQK, encoded by the coding sequence ATGGAAGAACTGATTAAAAACCTCGGCTTGGTTATTAATGCCACACTGATAGCTACACCTCCTTTGCTTTATGCTGCACTGGGCTCCACTTTTTCAGAACGAAGTGGCGTCGTAAACATCGGTATTGAAGGCATGATGACCATCGGCGCCTTTGTAGGTGCGGCAGTCGCCCATTTCACCGGCAATGCTTGGCTGGCATTTTTATGCGGAGGACTGGTAGGTGCACTCTTTGGACTAATTCACGCCATAGCCTGTGTCTCCTTCGGGGCCGACCAGACCATATCCGGTACCGCCATAAACTTTTTGGCTCCCGGGGTAGCTATCTTCGTATGCAAAGCGCTGTTTGAGCAATCCTCAAACACTCCTCCCCTGGACACAGTTCAAAAGTTGCCCAAGCTCTTTAACGGAGTCTTTGAAGTGGGAAGCTTTTGGAATAATGTACTTAACACCTACGTCGCTACTTATCTAGCTTTTGTGGCAGTGGCTATCGTCTGGTTTATCTTCTACAAAACCAGATTCGGTATGCGTCTTCGGGCCGTAGGTGAACATCCTAAGGCTTGCGAAACTCAAGGTATCAACGTGTACCGCACCCGCTACATTGCCGTGATTGCTTCCGGCTTCCTGTCAGGACTGGGTGGTGCTTATGTTACCTTGTGCACTGTAAGTCAGTTTCGTCCCGAAGTTATTGTCGGCCAAGGCTTTATTGCCATAGCCGCTGTTATCTTCGGCAAATTCACTCCTCAGGGAGCCATGGGGGCTTGTCTACTGTTCGGATTGTGTAATGGCTTAAAGGTTCTACTGGGTTCGGGCAATGTAATATCCCCTAACCTGATTTCCATGATTCCCTATGTAGTAACAATCATCACCCTGGTATTGTTTGTGGGTAAATCCCGGGTACCTGCTGCCAGTGGTAAAGCATATGTAAAGCAGAAATAA
- a CDS encoding BMP family ABC transporter substrate-binding protein — protein sequence MKKILVLLLSAIMVFSLTACGGKNTDSSKSGKKIKIGMVTDVGGVNDGSFNQSAWEGLQRAQKELGVEVRYAESATDADYAPNIEAFIDEEYDLIICVGYMLADATKKAAEDNPNQKFAIIDDASIDLPNVTCLMFEQSQASYLVGLVAGKMTKTNTVGFVIGMVSQTMNEFGYGYLAGVKDANPDATILQFNANSFGSTETGKSAATTMITNGADVIFHAAGGTGLGVIEGCKDAGKWAIGVDSDQSPLAPENILTSAMKRVDNACFEISKAVKEGNVQSGLIIYDLKSEGVDIAPTTTNLPSDVLEYVKQAKQDIIDGKITVPKTQADFEAKYGDIYELD from the coding sequence ATGAAAAAAATTTTAGTATTACTATTATCTGCAATTATGGTGTTTTCCTTAACCGCATGTGGGGGGAAAAATACCGACAGCTCCAAAAGTGGAAAGAAAATTAAAATAGGTATGGTTACCGACGTTGGCGGTGTAAACGATGGTTCATTTAACCAGTCTGCTTGGGAAGGTCTGCAACGGGCTCAAAAGGAGCTTGGTGTAGAAGTTCGCTATGCTGAATCTGCAACCGATGCAGACTATGCTCCCAATATTGAGGCCTTCATCGATGAAGAATATGACCTTATTATCTGTGTAGGATATATGCTGGCTGATGCCACAAAGAAAGCAGCTGAAGACAATCCCAATCAGAAGTTCGCCATCATTGACGATGCTTCCATTGATTTACCTAACGTTACCTGCCTAATGTTCGAACAAAGCCAGGCTTCCTATCTCGTTGGTCTTGTTGCCGGTAAAATGACTAAGACCAACACCGTAGGTTTTGTTATTGGTATGGTTAGCCAGACCATGAACGAATTCGGTTATGGTTATCTAGCCGGCGTAAAGGATGCCAATCCCGATGCTACTATCCTGCAGTTTAACGCTAACTCCTTCGGAAGCACCGAAACCGGTAAATCCGCTGCTACCACCATGATTACTAATGGCGCAGATGTAATCTTCCACGCAGCAGGGGGCACAGGTCTGGGTGTAATCGAAGGCTGTAAGGACGCAGGTAAATGGGCAATCGGTGTAGACAGCGACCAATCTCCTCTGGCTCCTGAAAATATTCTAACCTCGGCCATGAAGCGGGTTGACAATGCATGCTTTGAAATTTCTAAAGCCGTAAAAGAAGGTAATGTTCAGTCCGGTCTCATCATCTATGACCTAAAATCCGAAGGTGTAGACATTGCTCCTACTACCACCAACCTGCCTAGCGATGTTTTAGAATATGTAAAACAAGCTAAGCAAGATATTATCGACGGTAAAATTACCGTTCCAAAGACCCAAGCTGATTTTGAAGCTAAATACGGTGACATCTACGAATTAGACTAA
- a CDS encoding YjjI family glycine radical enzyme, producing MRDISMERVNETREKILDIIKSPTLTHEQKVASLANAADSLLEVLDLPEGLDELMKVPADCKCICDLNEGQAPLRPRYIIPDYAKFMKEGSQFLQLAPPTDLYEALNCLLIFYKHVPSVTNFPVYLGQLDTLLEPFMEDVDDHTAKKLLKNFLVHIDRTILDSFSHANIGPKPTRAGRLLLEVEAQLKQAVPNLTLKYEEGVTDDDFAIQAVKTALYSAKPSFANHRMFKEELGDDYVIASCYNGLPLGGGSYTLCRLILSNIAKRASTVEDFRSKQLPYVMDIMARYMDARVRFEVEESGFFENNFLAKEGFIHRERFTAMFGLVGLAECVNILLEKEGRYGRFGHDKYATELGKSIIEQIYEFNEKHQSPYCEVTGGHYLLHAQVGISEDQNISPGTRIPIGEEPDEMIDHLMVINNFHKYFPSGTGDIFPIDVTVHQNPEYILDIVKGSFRKEIRYLSFYEKNSDLIRITGYLVKRSEIEKLKSGQNVLHDTTALGMGAVINGKFLDRKVH from the coding sequence TTGAGAGACATTTCTATGGAACGGGTCAATGAAACACGGGAAAAAATACTGGATATTATTAAAAGTCCGACACTTACTCATGAACAAAAGGTTGCATCACTAGCCAATGCTGCCGATTCTTTGCTGGAAGTATTGGATTTACCGGAAGGACTTGATGAGCTAATGAAGGTCCCTGCAGATTGTAAGTGTATCTGCGACTTAAACGAGGGACAGGCTCCTCTTCGTCCTCGCTATATTATCCCGGACTATGCCAAATTCATGAAGGAAGGCAGCCAGTTTCTGCAATTGGCGCCCCCGACCGATTTGTATGAGGCCCTTAATTGTCTTCTGATTTTTTACAAGCATGTTCCAAGTGTGACCAACTTCCCGGTTTATCTGGGACAGTTAGACACCTTGCTGGAACCTTTTATGGAAGATGTGGACGATCATACGGCAAAGAAACTTCTGAAAAACTTTTTAGTACATATAGATCGCACTATTTTGGACTCCTTCTCCCATGCTAATATAGGCCCCAAGCCTACCAGGGCTGGTCGCCTTCTGCTAGAGGTGGAGGCCCAGCTTAAGCAAGCCGTTCCCAATCTGACCTTGAAATATGAAGAAGGTGTAACAGATGACGATTTCGCTATCCAAGCAGTGAAAACGGCCTTGTATTCAGCCAAACCCAGTTTTGCCAACCATCGTATGTTCAAGGAAGAACTGGGAGATGATTATGTGATTGCCAGCTGCTATAACGGATTACCCTTAGGTGGCGGATCATACACCCTTTGCCGTCTGATTCTTAGTAACATTGCAAAAAGGGCTAGCACCGTTGAAGATTTCCGATCTAAACAGCTGCCCTATGTAATGGACATAATGGCTCGCTACATGGATGCCCGAGTGCGATTTGAGGTTGAAGAAAGCGGCTTCTTTGAAAATAACTTCCTGGCCAAGGAAGGCTTTATCCACCGTGAGCGTTTTACTGCCATGTTTGGACTGGTTGGCCTTGCGGAATGTGTCAATATCCTACTGGAAAAAGAGGGTCGTTACGGCCGCTTCGGCCATGATAAGTACGCCACTGAGCTTGGCAAATCCATTATTGAGCAGATTTATGAATTTAACGAGAAACACCAAAGTCCCTACTGCGAAGTAACGGGGGGTCACTATCTGCTCCATGCTCAAGTTGGAATTTCAGAAGATCAAAATATCTCGCCGGGTACTCGTATCCCCATCGGAGAGGAACCGGATGAAATGATTGATCACCTTATGGTAATTAATAATTTCCATAAATATTTCCCATCCGGAACCGGGGACATATTCCCAATTGATGTTACTGTCCACCAAAATCCCGAATACATACTGGATATTGTTAAGGGCTCCTTCCGAAAGGAAATACGCTATCTGTCCTTCTATGAGAAGAACAGCGACCTTATCCGTATAACGGGCTATTTGGTCAAACGGTCGGAAATCGAAAAGCTAAAGAGCGGTCAGAACGTACTTCATGATACCACCGCCTTGGGAATGGGTGCAGTAATAAATGGAAAGTTTTTGGATAGAAAGGTGCACTGA
- a CDS encoding bacteriohemerythrin translates to MLWKETYALGVPLIDGQHKELFSRVEAFFQVLRSKDTWEEKIPKLNETLEFMKGYVVEHFRDEEEYQKRINYPGYEAHEQIHSSMVQYVLEVSKEFEEAADNSEKLMQQFGGKLLAWLINHVAAEDQRIADYAKKEGGKVNGR, encoded by the coding sequence ATGCTATGGAAAGAGACCTATGCACTGGGTGTACCTCTGATTGATGGGCAGCATAAAGAATTATTTAGCCGTGTCGAAGCTTTTTTTCAGGTGCTAAGATCAAAGGACACTTGGGAAGAGAAAATCCCTAAGCTAAATGAAACACTGGAGTTTATGAAAGGATATGTGGTAGAGCATTTCCGTGATGAGGAGGAATATCAAAAAAGGATTAATTATCCTGGATATGAAGCTCATGAACAGATACATAGCTCTATGGTCCAGTATGTTCTGGAGGTTTCTAAAGAATTTGAAGAAGCAGCAGATAATAGCGAGAAACTGATGCAACAGTTTGGAGGTAAACTGCTTGCATGGCTTATTAACCATGTGGCTGCCGAGGATCAGCGAATTGCCGATTATGCCAAAAAGGAAGGAGGGAAGGTAAATGGTAGATAA
- a CDS encoding chemotaxis protein CheX: protein MVDKLYKAFVDATYNVFNLMLNISEISLHSVEDFKCDEGIDILVGIVGELQGEVIYRFPVTTSLSMVNIMSGMEFDDVDPFVTSAISEIANIISGNVITALSDSTLKYDILPPVQGKSNNDKEYEIESSCCISTSIGEICLKIRLNRVLNI, encoded by the coding sequence ATGGTAGATAAGCTATACAAAGCCTTTGTTGATGCTACATATAATGTATTTAATTTGATGCTTAATATTTCAGAGATTTCCCTTCATTCAGTTGAGGATTTTAAATGCGACGAGGGTATAGATATCCTTGTTGGCATAGTTGGAGAACTTCAAGGAGAAGTTATTTACCGGTTTCCGGTTACCACATCTCTTAGTATGGTAAATATTATGAGCGGTATGGAGTTTGATGATGTGGATCCTTTTGTAACTTCTGCTATATCAGAGATTGCTAATATCATTAGCGGTAATGTTATTACTGCACTTTCCGATAGCACACTGAAATATGATATATTACCGCCGGTTCAAGGTAAGTCAAATAATGATAAGGAATATGAAATAGAATCAAGTTGCTGTATTTCTACCTCAATCGGCGAGATTTGTCTTAAAATAAGATTAAATAGGGTTCTTAATATTTAA
- a CDS encoding methyl-accepting chemotaxis protein produces MYAKDEINNRKYSDESTRLEHLNRILTVGLTLFYLIFCIATIYQLSVGLIEGAVPYIVILCSIIFTITGWYLYLKNPSSKQLYNIVFSAHFAIYTIILFTANGSYVQFAITVVLVGSILYYNKKVMLFFTILTAIVNIIKLAITMSMQAGQSGLDMQFAEFFIFIFLLYIIFRASYVGEKFTKDMVQEVVDKQKVQKSILDDVLDISGVIRKNTEASNEIVQRLGESSNIVNSAVEQITASTQVIAESIEHQTVMTQSIQQSINDTVKHSKEVVQFANNSTVTIDSSLQVMENLRLQSTTIVSANEDVVIGGVI; encoded by the coding sequence ATGTATGCAAAAGATGAGATTAATAACAGAAAATACAGTGATGAGAGTACAAGATTAGAACACTTAAATCGTATACTGACTGTAGGTCTTACCTTATTCTATCTAATATTTTGTATTGCTACCATATACCAACTATCGGTAGGTTTGATAGAGGGAGCAGTACCATATATCGTAATCTTGTGTAGTATCATTTTCACTATTACAGGCTGGTATTTATATTTAAAAAATCCTTCCAGCAAGCAGCTTTACAATATTGTTTTCTCTGCACACTTTGCTATCTATACAATAATATTATTTACTGCCAATGGTTCTTATGTTCAATTTGCTATTACAGTGGTATTAGTAGGATCTATTTTGTATTATAATAAAAAAGTCATGTTATTTTTTACAATATTGACAGCAATAGTTAATATTATTAAATTAGCCATTACTATGAGTATGCAGGCGGGCCAGTCCGGGTTAGATATGCAGTTTGCAGAATTTTTCATTTTCATCTTTCTGTTATACATCATATTTAGAGCTTCCTATGTTGGAGAAAAATTTACTAAAGATATGGTTCAGGAAGTAGTAGATAAGCAGAAAGTGCAAAAGAGTATACTAGATGATGTTCTAGATATCAGTGGTGTTATCAGAAAAAATACTGAAGCTTCCAATGAGATTGTCCAAAGGCTTGGGGAAAGCTCCAATATTGTTAATTCTGCTGTAGAGCAGATCACTGCTAGTACACAGGTGATTGCAGAAAGTATTGAACATCAGACAGTTATGACACAATCAATTCAGCAATCGATTAATGATACAGTAAAACACTCAAAGGAAGTGGTGCAGTTTGCCAATAATTCAACTGTGACAATTGACAGTAGTCTACAAGTAATGGAAAATTTAAGGTTGCAGTCCACTACGATTGTATCTGCCAATGAGGATGTGGTTATAGGCGGTGTCATTTGA
- a CDS encoding ABC transporter permease: MFYIFFHLKTTTVIKGRMINSSDVAQNRNVVVIDEFTESLLFPKKDSIGKQIRLKVDIPGFSNNSINSDNASEIKKCTIIGVVKSGYHGKKERMKYNKYISNLKETINLNTVIYTPKSYLLQNFETSDQKIIAWSTNDIKAMQLIKKSIELFKNQSLKEFTSYDLVDKDTVLRQAKENLEPIRIFLVLIMVVLLIISGINAMSIMFFSVKERINEIGIKKALGATKIEILNQFIIEGMMMAFIAAVISVLLSIVTVLIVQKYLNESLFILFEINLTVLNILIPFFISIIYGFAFSVIPSYYGAKIKVTDSLRFE; encoded by the coding sequence GTGTTCTATATTTTCTTTCATCTAAAAACAACGACTGTCATCAAAGGAAGAATGATTAATTCTTCTGATGTTGCACAAAATAGAAATGTTGTTGTTATTGATGAGTTCACTGAAAGTCTTCTTTTTCCTAAAAAGGACTCCATTGGTAAACAAATTAGATTAAAAGTTGATATTCCGGGGTTTTCAAACAATTCCATCAATTCAGATAATGCTTCAGAAATAAAAAAATGCACAATTATTGGAGTGGTTAAGAGCGGATATCATGGAAAAAAAGAAAGAATGAAATATAACAAATATATTTCGAATTTAAAAGAAACTATAAATTTGAATACAGTCATATATACACCTAAATCATATTTGCTACAGAATTTTGAAACTTCTGATCAAAAAATCATTGCATGGTCAACTAATGATATAAAAGCAATGCAACTAATAAAAAAATCAATAGAATTATTTAAAAACCAAAGTTTAAAAGAATTTACCTCATATGATCTTGTTGATAAAGACACCGTGCTTCGGCAGGCAAAAGAAAATCTTGAGCCTATACGAATTTTTCTTGTTCTAATTATGGTTGTCTTATTGATAATTTCAGGAATTAACGCAATGAGCATTATGTTCTTTTCTGTTAAAGAAAGAATAAACGAGATTGGAATAAAAAAAGCCTTAGGGGCTACTAAAATTGAAATTCTAAACCAATTTATCATTGAGGGAATGATGATGGCATTTATTGCGGCAGTTATTTCAGTGCTATTAAGCATAGTAACTGTACTAATTGTGCAAAAATATCTAAATGAGAGTCTTTTTATTCTCTTTGAAATTAATTTAACTGTATTAAATATTTTGATACCTTTTTTTATATCCATAATTTATGGATTTGCTTTTAGTGTGATTCCGAGTTATTACGGTGCCAAAATAAAAGTAACTGATTCACTAAGATTTGAGTAG
- a CDS encoding YjjW family glycine radical enzyme activase, producing MLATVNKIIPFSTVDGPGNRTAIFLQGCNMNCLYCHNPETRGKCMHCGACVNSCPTEALSFKNQRVSYDSVKCVHCDTCFKNCPYDSSPKTAHMTPEQVWQVVQKQIPFIRGITVSGGECTLYPAFLTKLFTLVQAHGLSTLIDSNGTLDFEHYPDLLAATDGVMLDIKAYDSEEHKRITGWDNSIILKNARFLASKAKLYEVRTVISPGLFDGEQTIMQICDMLRPYLPIRPIRYKLISYRPMGVRPQYAKNLQIPTANQMEYYAGLLAAKGFEDIIII from the coding sequence ATGCTGGCTACGGTTAACAAAATCATACCCTTTAGCACCGTTGACGGACCCGGGAACCGTACCGCAATCTTTCTGCAGGGCTGCAATATGAACTGTTTATATTGCCATAACCCTGAAACACGAGGCAAATGTATGCACTGTGGGGCATGTGTAAACTCATGCCCCACAGAAGCATTGAGCTTTAAAAATCAGCGTGTTAGTTACGATTCCGTCAAATGCGTCCACTGTGATACCTGCTTCAAGAACTGTCCCTATGACAGCAGCCCAAAAACTGCCCATATGACACCTGAACAGGTATGGCAGGTGGTTCAAAAGCAAATCCCCTTTATCCGAGGAATCACCGTGTCGGGCGGGGAATGCACACTGTATCCGGCATTCTTAACCAAGCTGTTTACCCTGGTACAGGCCCATGGCCTATCTACCCTAATTGATTCCAATGGAACCCTAGATTTTGAGCACTATCCTGATTTGCTGGCCGCAACCGACGGAGTAATGCTTGACATTAAAGCTTATGATTCTGAAGAACACAAGCGGATAACTGGGTGGGACAACTCTATTATTTTGAAAAATGCACGTTTTCTCGCCTCGAAGGCCAAACTGTATGAGGTCCGTACAGTAATATCTCCCGGTCTTTTCGATGGTGAGCAAACTATCATGCAAATCTGTGACATGCTTCGTCCCTACTTACCCATTCGACCTATTAGATATAAACTTATATCCTATCGTCCAATGGGGGTTCGTCCGCAATATGCAAAGAATCTACAGATTCCCACAGCTAATCAAATGGAATATTATGCCGGGTTGCTTGCAGCCAAAGGCTTTGAAGATATTATTATTATTTAA